In a single window of the Jiangella alba genome:
- the paaD gene encoding 1,2-phenylacetyl-CoA epoxidase subunit PaaD — MSAVREIVAAVQDPELPVVTIEQLGILRDVRVDDTGAVTVDITPTYSGCPAMDAIRADIAAALARNGVDDVEVRTVLAPAWTTDWITPDGRAALEEHGIAPPGPAHGTVTTLTLSVRCPHCGSPDTRELARFGSTACKALWVCRACQEPFDHVKAL, encoded by the coding sequence GTGAGCGCCGTCCGCGAGATCGTCGCCGCCGTCCAGGACCCGGAGCTGCCGGTCGTGACCATCGAGCAGCTCGGCATCCTGCGCGACGTCCGGGTCGACGACACCGGCGCTGTCACCGTCGACATCACGCCGACGTACTCCGGCTGCCCGGCGATGGACGCCATCCGCGCCGACATCGCCGCCGCGCTGGCGAGGAACGGGGTGGACGACGTCGAGGTGCGGACGGTGCTGGCTCCGGCCTGGACGACGGACTGGATCACCCCCGACGGCCGCGCCGCCCTGGAAGAACACGGCATCGCGCCGCCCGGGCCCGCGCACGGCACCGTCACGACGCTCACCCTCTCGGTCCGCTGCCCGCACTGCGGCTCCCCGGACACCCGCGAGCTGGCCCGGTTCGGCTCGACGGCGTGCAAGGCGCTCTGGGTCTGCCGGGCCTGCCAAGAGCCGTTCGACCACGTGAAGGCGCTATGA
- the paaE gene encoding 1,2-phenylacetyl-CoA epoxidase subunit PaaE, with the protein MTTTTAAPRERRRHSVTHRLRVAAVDRLTDDAVAVTFAVPAELAADYEFDAGQHVNVALPGGDGVRRSYSICSPAGSGVLRIAVKRIPGGAFSSHALETLAAGDEVDVMTPAGRFTPPFAPEQTKHYALVAAGSGITPVLSIVATALDTEPDSRVTLLYGNRTSSSVMFLDELADLKDRHPGRLQLVHVLSREPGSTELLSGRLDGERLGRVLDTLLPPDTVDDWYLCGPYDLITTARGVLAARGVDRAHVHAELYHVGDPPPTIREEARQQAVTCAVTASLDGRRTEVTVDDPDETVLEAVLRVRNDAPFACKGGVCGTCRAKVLDGAVTMERRYALEDDEIAAGYVLTCQSHPTTPTLEVDYDA; encoded by the coding sequence ATGACGACGACCACCGCGGCGCCGCGCGAGCGGCGACGGCACTCCGTCACCCACCGGCTGCGCGTCGCCGCCGTCGACCGCCTGACCGACGACGCCGTCGCGGTCACGTTCGCCGTGCCGGCCGAGCTGGCCGCCGACTACGAGTTCGACGCCGGCCAGCACGTCAACGTCGCCCTGCCCGGCGGTGACGGCGTGCGGCGCAGCTACTCCATCTGCTCGCCGGCCGGGTCGGGCGTGCTGCGCATCGCGGTGAAGCGCATCCCCGGCGGCGCGTTCTCGTCGCACGCGCTGGAGACGCTGGCGGCCGGCGACGAGGTCGACGTCATGACGCCGGCCGGGCGGTTCACGCCGCCCTTCGCGCCGGAGCAGACGAAGCACTACGCGCTGGTCGCGGCCGGCAGCGGCATCACGCCGGTGCTGTCGATCGTCGCGACGGCGCTCGACACCGAGCCGGACAGCCGGGTCACGCTGCTCTACGGCAACAGGACGTCGTCCTCGGTGATGTTCCTGGACGAGCTGGCCGACCTCAAGGACCGCCACCCCGGCCGCCTGCAGTTGGTGCACGTGCTGTCCCGCGAGCCCGGGTCGACGGAGCTGCTGTCCGGCCGGCTGGACGGCGAGCGCCTCGGCCGCGTGCTCGACACCCTGCTGCCGCCGGACACCGTCGACGACTGGTACCTGTGCGGCCCGTACGACCTCATCACGACCGCCCGCGGGGTGCTGGCGGCCCGCGGCGTCGACCGCGCACACGTCCACGCCGAGCTCTACCACGTCGGCGACCCGCCGCCGACGATCCGGGAGGAAGCCCGGCAGCAGGCCGTCACCTGCGCCGTCACCGCGTCGCTGGACGGCCGCCGCACCGAGGTCACCGTCGACGATCCGGACGAGACCGTGCTCGAGGCCGTGCTCCGGGTCCGCAACGACGCGCCGTTCGCCTGCAAGGGCGGTGTCTGCGGCACCTGCCGGGCGAAGGTGCTCGACGGCGCCGTCACCATGGAGCGCCGCTACGCCCTGGAGGACGACGAGATCGCGGCCGGCTACGTCCTGACCTGCCAGTCGCACCCCACGACGCCGACCCTCGAGGTCGACTACGACGCCTGA
- a CDS encoding response regulator yields the protein MTVRVLIADDQPLLRHSLALLLDAAPDLAVAGTAATGAEASALAADLRPDVVLMDIRMPGGDGIEATARITADPGLAGVHVLVLSMFELDEYVYAALRAGASGFLLKDARPEQLLDAIRRTHAGESLFAPSILTRLVEHYVGRPARAPAAGLDRLTDRETEVLALVAAGLSNDEIAATLTISIKTVKTHIGHLLAKLAARDRAQLVIAAYENGLVGQAS from the coding sequence GTGACCGTCCGGGTGCTGATCGCCGACGACCAGCCGCTGCTCCGGCACAGCCTGGCGCTGCTGCTCGACGCCGCGCCGGACCTCGCCGTCGCCGGGACGGCCGCGACCGGCGCCGAGGCGTCCGCCCTCGCCGCCGACCTGCGCCCCGACGTCGTCCTCATGGACATCCGGATGCCCGGCGGCGACGGCATCGAGGCGACCGCCCGCATCACCGCCGACCCCGGGCTGGCCGGCGTGCACGTCCTCGTGCTGAGCATGTTCGAGCTGGACGAGTACGTGTACGCGGCGCTGCGGGCCGGGGCCAGCGGCTTCCTGCTCAAGGACGCACGGCCGGAGCAGCTGCTGGACGCGATCCGGCGCACGCACGCGGGCGAGTCGCTGTTCGCGCCGAGCATCCTGACCCGGCTGGTCGAGCACTACGTCGGCCGGCCCGCTCGTGCGCCGGCCGCCGGCCTGGACCGGCTGACCGACCGCGAGACCGAGGTGCTGGCGCTGGTCGCGGCCGGGTTGTCCAACGACGAGATCGCGGCCACGCTGACCATCTCGATCAAGACGGTGAAGACGCACATCGGCCACCTGCTGGCCAAGCTGGCCGCCCGCGACCGCGCGCAGCTCGTCATCGCCGCGTACGAGAACGGCCTGGTGGGTCAGGCGTCGTAG
- a CDS encoding sensor histidine kinase, translating to MESRPTWSSRAWPVAWAALFLLVSGLMTIGNQDPATQLLPLVVVGLAVLIAVWAVLRTRRERRAYDDRLAAWAGERAAQAERLRIAGDLHDLVSHGLGLITVRAAVAVRLDDPGQQAAALADIEEVSRETTTELRRMLTVLRTPDATAALRPAESLADLPGIVAAARGAGLDASLDLPELDGVSPGTQLTVCAVVRETLSNTARHAGPTRVRVGVRRDGGSVVVTVGDDGPAAGWEPRPGAGHGLAGLRERVTALGGTLAARPAGAGFAVTASFPGRAVP from the coding sequence ATGGAGAGCCGCCCGACCTGGAGCTCACGGGCCTGGCCGGTGGCCTGGGCGGCGCTCTTCCTGCTGGTGTCGGGGCTCATGACGATCGGCAACCAGGACCCCGCGACGCAACTGCTGCCGCTGGTCGTCGTCGGTCTCGCGGTGCTGATCGCGGTGTGGGCCGTGCTGCGCACCCGCCGCGAGCGGCGCGCCTACGACGACCGGCTGGCGGCCTGGGCCGGCGAGCGGGCCGCCCAGGCGGAGCGGCTGCGCATCGCCGGCGACCTGCACGACCTCGTCTCGCACGGGCTGGGCCTGATCACCGTCCGCGCCGCGGTCGCCGTCCGGCTCGACGACCCGGGCCAGCAGGCGGCGGCGCTGGCCGACATCGAGGAGGTCAGCCGCGAGACCACCACCGAGCTGCGCCGCATGCTCACCGTCCTGCGCACACCCGACGCCACGGCGGCGCTGCGGCCGGCGGAGTCGCTGGCCGACCTCCCCGGCATCGTCGCGGCGGCCCGCGGCGCCGGCCTCGACGCGTCCCTCGACCTCCCGGAGCTGGACGGCGTCTCGCCGGGCACGCAGCTGACGGTGTGCGCGGTGGTCCGCGAGACGCTGAGCAACACCGCCCGGCACGCCGGGCCGACCCGGGTCCGCGTCGGTGTGCGCCGCGACGGCGGGTCGGTCGTCGTCACGGTGGGCGACGACGGCCCGGCCGCGGGCTGGGAGCCGCGTCCCGGCGCCGGGCACGGGCTGGCCGGCCTGCGGGAACGGGTGACGGCGCTCGGCGGCACGCTCGCGGCGCGCCCGGCCGGCGCCGGGTTCGCCGTCACCGCGTCGTTCCCCGGCCGGGCGGTCCCGTGA
- a CDS encoding ABC transporter ATP-binding protein, which yields MLTFDDVVKRRGSRDVLAGVTFRAEPGRVTAFLGPNGAGKSSTLRILLGLDRPTSGTALVDGRPYAALRRPLRVVGSVLDGSGAHRSRPARQHLAWVARSNGIPRRRVGEVLEQVGLADAARVRAGRLSLGMGQRLGLAAALLGTPSALVLDEPVNGLDPEGIRWIRGLLRSFADDGGTVLLSSHLMGEVASLADDLVVIAGGRVVAAGPLDRVTAGYPSLEDAFFALTDGAR from the coding sequence ATGCTCACTTTCGACGATGTGGTGAAACGGCGCGGCTCGCGCGACGTCCTCGCCGGCGTGACGTTCCGGGCCGAGCCGGGCCGCGTCACCGCCTTCCTCGGCCCGAACGGCGCGGGCAAGTCCTCGACCCTGCGGATCCTGCTCGGCCTGGACCGGCCGACGTCCGGGACGGCGCTGGTGGACGGGCGCCCGTACGCGGCGCTGCGGCGGCCGCTGCGGGTGGTGGGGTCGGTGCTGGACGGGTCCGGGGCGCACCGGTCGCGGCCGGCGCGGCAGCACCTGGCGTGGGTGGCGCGCAGCAACGGGATACCGCGCCGGCGGGTCGGCGAGGTGCTGGAGCAGGTCGGGCTGGCGGACGCGGCGCGGGTGCGGGCCGGGCGGTTGTCGCTCGGCATGGGCCAGCGGCTCGGGCTGGCCGCCGCGCTGCTCGGCACGCCGTCGGCGCTGGTGCTGGACGAGCCGGTCAACGGGCTGGACCCGGAGGGGATCCGGTGGATCCGCGGACTGCTGCGCTCGTTCGCCGACGACGGCGGGACCGTGCTGCTGTCCAGCCACCTGATGGGCGAGGTCGCCTCGCTGGCCGACGACCTCGTGGTGATCGCCGGCGGACGGGTCGTGGCGGCCGGCCCGCTGGACCGGGTCACCGCCGGGTACCCGTCGCTGGAGGACGCCTTCTTCGCCCTCACGGACGGTGCGCGATGA
- a CDS encoding ABC transporter permease has protein sequence MTALDAAARTVPVTRLLADAVAAEWRKALTLPATLIALAVAVAGPLALAALNASQDATDSAAEAALAASPLLTIGAIVLGVVTAGSEYSAGRPVAVTFAVMPRRAVVLAAKSAVVTGLVLAASAVAMPGAFVAARAAGGGPGETEPGRWLGVAVYAVLIALIALGITTLTRSTVVPLIVLVANGTVVSLAFLLYQVTPLALYLPDLAGMRMLAGDDRIAIDDALAPLPGGLVMAAWTVALLAVAAAVQHRRDA, from the coding sequence ATGACCGCGCTGGACGCCGCCGCCCGCACCGTCCCGGTCACGCGCCTGCTGGCCGACGCCGTCGCGGCCGAGTGGCGCAAGGCGCTGACGCTGCCCGCCACGCTGATCGCGCTCGCCGTCGCGGTCGCCGGGCCGCTCGCGCTGGCCGCCCTCAACGCGAGCCAGGACGCCACCGACTCCGCCGCCGAGGCCGCGCTGGCCGCGTCGCCGCTGCTCACCATCGGCGCGATCGTCCTCGGCGTCGTCACCGCCGGCAGCGAGTACAGCGCCGGCCGGCCGGTCGCCGTCACGTTCGCCGTCATGCCGCGCCGCGCCGTCGTGCTGGCGGCGAAGTCGGCCGTCGTGACGGGGCTGGTCCTGGCGGCCTCCGCCGTCGCGATGCCGGGAGCGTTCGTCGCCGCGCGGGCGGCCGGCGGCGGACCGGGGGAGACCGAGCCCGGGCGCTGGCTCGGCGTCGCCGTCTACGCGGTGCTCATCGCGCTCATCGCGCTCGGCATCACCACGCTGACCCGCAGCACCGTCGTCCCGCTGATCGTGCTGGTGGCGAACGGGACCGTCGTGTCGCTGGCGTTCCTGCTGTACCAGGTGACGCCGCTCGCGCTGTACCTGCCGGACCTCGCCGGCATGCGGATGCTCGCCGGCGACGACCGGATCGCGATCGACGACGCGCTCGCCCCGCTGCCCGGCGGGCTGGTCATGGCCGCCTGGACGGTCGCGCTGCTGGCCGTCGCGGCCGCCGTGCAGCACCGCCGGGACGCCTGA
- a CDS encoding HAD-IA family hydrolase — protein sequence MVLKADAILLDLDGTLVDSTDSIARCWLRWCRQYDVDPARLADAHGRTTADIVADLLPGPMVSAALARIDEMEIEDAVTVRPMPGAAELLASIPAGRRAVVTSGSAVIAAARMRAAGLTPPGVVVTADDVLRGKPHPEPYLLGAQRLGIEPGRCVVVEDAPSGIAAARAAGMAVVGIVSTHEARQLEADLVAGSPAEVRIDGTGPLLVDVTAP from the coding sequence GTGGTGCTGAAAGCCGATGCGATCCTGCTCGACCTCGACGGGACGCTGGTCGACTCGACCGACTCCATCGCGCGCTGCTGGCTGCGCTGGTGCCGTCAGTACGACGTCGACCCGGCCCGGCTGGCCGACGCGCACGGCCGCACCACCGCCGACATCGTCGCCGACCTCCTGCCGGGGCCCATGGTCAGCGCCGCGCTGGCCCGCATCGACGAGATGGAGATCGAGGACGCCGTCACGGTCCGGCCCATGCCCGGCGCGGCCGAGCTGCTGGCCTCCATCCCGGCCGGCCGCCGCGCCGTCGTCACGTCCGGCAGCGCCGTCATCGCCGCCGCCCGCATGCGCGCCGCCGGGCTGACGCCGCCCGGCGTCGTCGTCACCGCCGACGACGTGCTGCGCGGCAAACCACATCCGGAGCCGTACCTGCTGGGTGCGCAGCGGCTGGGCATCGAGCCCGGCCGCTGCGTCGTCGTCGAGGACGCGCCCAGCGGTATCGCCGCGGCCCGGGCGGCCGGCATGGCCGTCGTCGGGATCGTGTCCACGCACGAGGCGCGGCAACTGGAGGCCGATCTCGTCGCCGGCAGCCCGGCCGAGGTCAGGATCGACGGAACCGGCCCGCTGCTCGTCGACGTCACAGCCCCGTGA